In Bos taurus isolate L1 Dominette 01449 registration number 42190680 breed Hereford chromosome 11, ARS-UCD2.0, whole genome shotgun sequence, one DNA window encodes the following:
- the TOR4A gene encoding torsin-4A yields MDRGQSSPEPSAPVAPSPSVIAPVRAVVRLRHQVHLLRKRRPPSPAVAPDPGAAALRVPREQPQFFTFDGPAERASRPARKRRRRSRLVLYPETSRKFGPRAERQSRAQRCLLLLVAIVGFQVLNAIENLDDNALRYDLDGLEKTLQRAVFGQPAAVGRLVALLRDYLATHVHSRPLLLALHGPSGVGKSHVGRLLARHFRAVLEDGALVLQYHTRHHCPAPRAATGCREELARRVADVLARAEAEEKTPLLVLDDAELLPPALLDELHGLLQPQRPPRFHNAVYVLLSGAGGAEVTRFVLQNASRAGRADGAEELRAAEEELRASLHALLVRQHPLWEAAAIVPFLLLDKRDVVNCFRDEMAGEGFFPEQARAELLAAQLSYYRVAGREFAVNGCKQVVAAVNLL; encoded by the coding sequence ATGGACCGCGGCCAGTCCAGCCCCGAGCCCTCGGCCCCGGTCGCCCCCAGCCCGAGCGTGATCGCCCCCGTGCGCGCCGTCGTCCGCCTGCGCCACCAAGTGCACCTCCTGCGCAAGCGGCGGCCGCCCTCGCCGGCCGTGGCGCCAGACCCCGGGGCTGCGGCGCTGCGCGTCCCCCGGGAGCAGCCGCAGTTCTTCACCTTCGACGGGCCGGCGGAGCGGGCCTCGAGACCCGCGCGGAAGCGGCGCCGGCGCAGCCGCCTGGTGCTCTACCCCGAGACCTCGCGCAAGTTCGGGCCGCGAGCCGAGCGCCAGAGCCGCGCCCAGCGCTGCCTGCTGTTGCTTGTGGCCATCGTGGGCTTCCAGGTGCTCAACGCCATTGAGAACCTGGACGACAACGCGCTGCGCTATGACCTCGACGGGCTGGAGAAGACGCTGCAGCGCGCTGTGTTCGGGCAGCCGGCGGCCGTGGGCCGCCTCGTGGCTCTGCTGCGGGACTACCTGGCCACGCACGTGCACAGCCGCCCGCTGCTCCTGGCGCTGCACGGGCCTAGCGGCGTGGGCAAGAGCCACGTGGGCCGCCTGCTGGCGCGCCACTTCCGCGCAGTGCTGGAGGACGGCGCGCTTGTGCTGCAGTACCACACGCGCCACCACTGCCCCGCGCCGCGCGCCGCCACCGGCTGCCGCGAGGAGCTGGCGCGGCGTGTGGCCGATGTGCTGGCGCGGGCCGAGGCGGAGGAGAAGACCCCGCTCCTGGTGCTGGACGACGCGGAGCTGCTGCCGCCGGCGCTGCTGGACGAGCTGCATGGCCTCCTGCAGCCTCAGCGGCCGCCGCGCTTCCACAACGCCGTCTACGTGCTGCTCAGCGGCGCGGGCGGCGCTGAGGTCACGCGCTTCGTGCTGCAGAACGCGTCCCGCGCGGGGCGCGCCGACGGGGCCGAGGAGCTGCGCGCGGCCGAGGAGGAGCTGCGCGCCAGCCTGCACGCACTGCTGGTCCGCCAGCACCCGCTGTGGGAGGCCGCGGCCATCGTGCCCTTTCTGCTGCTGGACAAGCGGGACGTGGTCAACTGCTTCCGGGACGAGATGGCCGGGGAGGGCTTCTTCCCCGAGCAGGCCCGCGCCGAGCTGCTGGCCGCGCAGCTCAGCTACTACCGCGTGGCCGGCCGCGAGTTCGCCGTCAACGGCTGTAAGCAGGTGGTGGCCGCGGTCAACCTCTTGTAG